DNA sequence from the Lycium barbarum isolate Lr01 chromosome 5, ASM1917538v2, whole genome shotgun sequence genome:
ACAagtattaaaattttatttttaatatatcttttcataaatatatgtatttttaattaatttttccttttttttctatcTCATTTTTTACTTTTACTACGTCCCTCTCTTCTTTCATCAAGAGCCGCCGCCGCTGCCACCGGACTTCATCGCCGGTGAGCAGCCACTTCCCCAACGATCCCCCTTCCTTCATCTCCTTCTCTCTACTGCTTGCACCACTGCGCCAATGACCCCTCCCCCTTCCTTCGTCTCCTTCTCCCCCTCccgcaccaccaccaccaccaacgaGCGGCCACTGCCCCACCACCACCTCCGGAAGTTGGTATTTTTTAAGAAAAGAGAAGAAGCAACCCCGTGGAAGAGAAATTCTTGAACCCAAataggttgatttcttgaaaaaatatgtatgattgatgatgaaattgaatgtgtgtgttaattgaggaagaaaatgggttgaatgtgtgtgtgttaatggaggaagaaaatgggttggttgatttcttgaaaagatatgtatgattaatgatgaaattgaatgtgtgtgtgttaatggaggaagaaaattggttgaatgtatgtgtgttaatggaggaagaataggagttggttgatttcttgaaaagatatttatgattgatgatgaaattgaatgtgtgtgtgtgtgttaatggagtaagaaaatgggttgattgattttttgaaatgaagaagaagaagaagaagaagggtttagtgatgaagataaaattaatggagggtttaatggttaattagaggttgattagtgtaaatataattaataaaagaaaaatcaaatgaaaaaaagaaaggaaaagaatataaaattaaaatttagaaagTTCCAACGTGGCACTGACGTGGCACCGATGTGGCgaagagtgtgcaacactctcccttGTGCAACTGGTCATCTAATTTTTTTTGTGCCACGTCTGCCGAAAAAggatacaaaaatacaaaaaaaataaggctagggggtaataggtcgcccgcaaaggttggatgcgtcataattaatccgagtacgttgagggggcatttgactattttctcaaggacaaaggtgcaaatatacctttcAACTTTGCTAGCAGATATACCCTCGTTAAAAAAGCGGTGCATATATATCCCTgtcgttacacaaatggtgcaaatatacccctgtcgttacacaaatgatgcaaatatacccttttcgctactagaatttttttgaaaaataatttagcttatcttttaattaagaaaatgtcatgaggctttaaaaaaataagtctacctattttttttagtagacttatttttttaaagccgcAAGAAATCTTTTTTTTCTAGTGGGTTGTCTCGTTCGTTTTAAAAGAATATCTCCTTGACTTTAAAAAACGtaagtctacccattttcttaaacgaaccagacccgacccaccagaaaaaaattaCTACATGGCTTTAAAATAAGAAATCTGCCAAAAGCAATAGGTAGACTTAATTTTTTTAGAGCCACGTGACATTTTGAGTTAAAacataagctaaatgattttttaaaaaaaaattatgtcattgaaaagggtatatttgcaccatttgtgtaacggcaggggatatatgcaccacttttttaatgaggggtatatctgctctaaatcacaaagttggggggtatatttgcaccttttcccttggGGTAAAGATATTTATATTTCATGCTGTTATATTTTCATGTTATGGTGATTTtttctaaaatatataaataaagaaaGCAACTCCTAGAAAATAACACTACCATAaatagtatttttagattattatGCCTGAAATTGATAGAATAGAGATTACATAGCACTATGTTTCTTGTCTTGAACAACTTTATCTATTTTTTTGTTATTATTCTTACACTTTTTACCCTTCTCCTTCTTTAagatatataaataaaaataagtGCAAATATTAATTGTGGGTGCGAAGGACTAGTAGATGTGGAGATTGAAGATGAAGTGAATGATGATTTCATTTTAAAGATTATCTCGGCTATTATTATTTTATGTGTTGTTACTTTTATCAAGTAATAATTATAATAGtttttttatattattggtgcttttatttgaatttatttgtagaattttaatgaaaattttgcttttacttattttcttagtaataaaattataaaattgaagataTACGAGACCTACACTTCATAGATTCATGAGACTTAAGCATTGTGTTTCGACACTTACGTCGCACCCCGTGATATGTAAAGAGCCTCGCCTCGCGTCCGCCTCTTAAAGCACTAATATGGGTTTTGTTGATTTCTGATTGTATAGCATTTTTTGTCAATCTGCGTGTGCTTATCATAAAAAATGAAAGTGAAGAGAGTGGGAGTTATTCTGGATAAAAAAAGAGTGGGAGTTAGTGATTATGGCAGTGAGGTCTGTATCAATGAAAGTTAAATTGTTAGTTGTATTTTTTTCACTCATATTTTATTAGCAATGTGTCGTGATTCTCGATTCCCATTGAATTCTTGTCATTACAGACTATTCGTAAATGGTTGAATGATTTGTCAGGTTCAAATATTTTTGTTGGAATCACGAGGAAGAGGCGATCATCAGGCCCAAGGCCAACGAGGTCGTCGTGGTAGTTGAAGATGTGTGTGAATTCCTTTGCTTTGGAATAGGTTGGCTAATAAAATTGGGTCGGTTAGTGggtaacactactaaaaaaaggaaaaaaccgTTAGACAAAAACCGATGTCtagcgtcggtttttttaatgaaatCGACGGGAAACCGATCTTTTAAGGTCCGTCGGTTTTCATAGCCTCGCTTTTGGAAAATcgacggaccacgtcggttttttccgacggactgcgTTGGTTACGTAGTCCGTCAGGTTTtattcaaaaaaatttaaaaaaaaaaaaaaattaaaaaaccgacggacagagtcggttttattaatttctgattttttatcttatatataaataatatatattttatgaaaaaaatgacgcactgcgtcggtttttcttataattttttttattttaattaaaaaactgaCACAGTGCATcggttttttttataaaatttaagaattaatttccagaaaaccgacggacagagtcggttttccgttgattttctggaaaatctgcaaaattaatttccagaaaaccgacggactgagtcgattttccgtcggttttctggtaAATTTCCAGCATGcaaatcatgcattttctgcaaccacacctgcacagaaaccagtaccaaaagctgctcagaAACCAGTAACAAAaactgctcaaaactagcattaaaatgctccaaatcaattctaaaagagctacaacacataaaatcaccctaagtaataataaaacacatcaaacactatctaaacacatcaaatacgatctaaatagaccttcaaagttcataaatatttaaatgtccaaccaattctaactttgaattctcaataacaattctaactttaataacttatggattctaactttaattctaaaaattgaaaagtaaatctagtcaaataaagtctacattttagttttgaggttatagaaatattataacttaataattctaactttgaaaagcaaaattccaaccaattctaaaaattgaaaagaaaatctagagaaataaaatctacattttagtattgaggttatagaaatactataacttaacaattctaactttgaaaagcacaatctcaaccaattctaactttgaattctcaataacaattataactttaataacttatggattctaactttaattctaaaaattgaaaagtaaatctagtcaaataaagtctacattttagttttgaggttatagaaatattataacttaataattctaacataactgaataattctaactttgaaaagcacaatcccaaccaattctaactttgaattctcaataacaattataactttaataacttatggattctaactttaattctaaaaattgaaaagtaaatctagtcaaataaagtctacattttagttttgaggttatagaaatattaaaacttaataattctaacataacttaataattctaactttgaaaagcacaattccaaccaattctaaaaattgaaaagtaaatctagagaaataaaatctacattttagtattgaggttatagaaatactataacttaacaattctaactttgaaaagcacaatttcaaccaattctaatttgaatgatcaataacaattctaataacttatggaattttaacaaaaagcacaatccaaaaaaaaaaaaaaaaaaaactagtcaaataattaaagtatacatttttgcacatattcaacatcaataatattacaaagaatgataactaagctaacacaaatacattgacaaagaacatgaaatatagcacaatctcaagcaaaaaaaaaaaaaaaaaaaaaaaaaaatgacaactaaactagtcaaataaagtttacatttttttcacaaattcaacattaataacattgcaaatgatgtttgacaaagctaaatagattagcattaggcctaaaatctacaaataaaactaaaattgaaagaattttaaaagccctaatttaagagaaactaaccacaattaattaacttcaaaacgggtcTAGGGTTGGTGGGGACGGGCTGCGCAGGCAGCGGCGCTGGGCGGCGGGGAAATGGGCGGCGGGgctgggcggaggggaggggggcggcgggtagctagggtttgaggggaatgggagtttaattgggaagaggagaagaaatgggtatgaaaacccgtctggaatgtttttaaagaaacaccgacggacaaaaccgaccctgtccgtcggtttttcccgcacgtttgaccagatttgacccaaaaatttaaaaaaaaaaataggaaaccgaccctgtccgtcggtttcctaaaaaaaattgtttattatttttttaaaaaacaaattgaattgcatattatttaaaatatttttaaaaataaaaccgacgtcgtccgtcggttttatattaattattatttattttttttaataaaaccgacgtccacgtcggttttttttttggcggatatataatttcaaaatttagcggaaaaaaccgacgttgtccgtcggttttttaattaaaaaaataaaaaaaaaattagaaatacacaAAACCGATGCACTGGGTCGGTTTTCTGTCGGTTTTTCAAAgagacgcagtccgtcggttttttgtccgtcgaattttgccagttttttagtagtgtaaaaAAATTAGGGTGGGTCTTTTTATTTTTGAGCTGACATGTGTTATTCTGTTAAAAATAAGGATAAATCAATGCCAAATTATAaggggaggggtatatttggaccgaaaCTATAAAGAAAGAGGTACATTTGGACCGGAAGTATAACAAGAGTATATTTAGACCGAAAATATAACGAGAGATATACTTAAATCATTTCTAAAAGTACAGGGGCATATTTAGCCCTCTTCCCGTTAAATGTTATAGCTACATTTCTCCATTCACGAGGAAGTACTAACCTATGACGTTATTGTAACCAGAAGTTCTGATTATTGGCTAAAATTAAACGTGTGTTCATGTAATTTCCTTGGTCAaaagttgtatattattgaaCCTGAAGGGTTTGAATGACAGTCTTCTAAACATAAGGGGTCTCGGTGAACAACCTGAAAAGAGTACTATATCCCAAAGATATTACATTAGTTAAAATTTTGACCACAAGTGACAAGATAtatatttgaaggtctagcattATCTATCCACAGATTATCTTGcagaaaaaattttaaaaaaatttgcagCTAATATGGCTGTGTCTGCTGCTCTTAGCATGAACTTTGCAGTTGTATCATCAAGGGAACTTTTTTCACTTTCTCTACAACATCTCACTTCAAGCTCATTGAAAAGAAAGGGAAGTCATTTCAGAGTTTCTGCAAAATTAGGTATGGTTTAAGTAATAAGTTCACTTATCAATTTATTGTTTATGATATAAATGTTTTTCATATAAGAAGAGGTGTATTTGTGTGATTCTTGATAGTGGGAGGAGAGGGTGATGCCAAGAAAGACAAGAAGAAATTCATAACTAAAGAACAAGAACCTGAACAGTAAGTTTTCCACCACTCATATGTTTCTTCTTTCTAAACATTGAATTTGTTGGTGGAATGATCGGATCCTTTTCACCTTAACTAGAGTCTCGAGTTTGAACCACGAGAATAGAGAATCTTGTGGTAAGTTATAATTTGCTCATTTAGTCGACCTACTCAGAGCGAACTCGAACTAATCAGGCCAGTAAATTTTGAGTACCGGATGATTGAAAAGAATTTCGGAATGTACCCGCCCAGGCATACACTACATTGGTTTGATCTTAACAGAACAAAAC
Encoded proteins:
- the LOC132640997 gene encoding uncharacterized protein LOC132640997 is translated as MAVSAALSMNFAVVSSRELFSLSLQHLTSSSLKRKGSHFRVSAKLVGGEGDAKKDKKKFITKEQEPEQYWQTAGERAGENPMSTPLPYIIIFGMSTPFVILAIAFANGWIKAPIR